The following are encoded in a window of Streptomyces sp. Go-475 genomic DNA:
- a CDS encoding type II secretion system F family protein gives MSGEVVHRLGVAVGIVSALIWSVRWLADGRRRRRIRRRLAELQVREAPAPAPRLALRGAARRWLAPVGVACAGWALVGGLTGVAVGLAGAVGMWRWRLRQEVSGADARAPDLAEAARQLPLAADLLAACIAAGAGPVIAAQAVGEALGGPVGDALARGAAEVRLGGEPGAAWRRLAAVPGAGGLARLLERADVSGLPAAAPVARLAAEARADWGRAATARARRAGVMVSAPVGLCFLPAFVAVGVLPVVIGLAGGVLGGGGG, from the coding sequence ATGAGCGGAGAAGTTGTCCACAGGCTGGGGGTGGCGGTGGGAATCGTGTCGGCCCTCATCTGGTCGGTGCGGTGGCTGGCGGACGGGCGGCGCCGGCGGCGGATACGGCGGCGGCTGGCCGAGCTGCAGGTCCGGGAAGCACCCGCTCCCGCCCCGCGCCTCGCCCTGCGCGGAGCCGCGCGGAGATGGCTGGCGCCCGTGGGTGTGGCGTGTGCCGGGTGGGCCCTGGTCGGCGGACTCACCGGTGTCGCCGTGGGGCTGGCCGGCGCGGTGGGGATGTGGCGGTGGCGGCTGCGGCAGGAGGTGTCCGGCGCGGACGCGCGGGCGCCCGACCTCGCCGAGGCGGCCCGGCAACTGCCCCTCGCCGCCGACCTGCTGGCCGCCTGCATCGCGGCGGGCGCCGGTCCGGTGATCGCGGCACAGGCGGTCGGCGAGGCCCTGGGCGGCCCGGTGGGGGACGCGCTGGCCCGCGGTGCGGCGGAGGTACGGCTGGGCGGTGAACCGGGGGCGGCCTGGCGCCGGTTGGCCGCCGTCCCGGGCGCCGGAGGGCTGGCCCGGCTGCTCGAACGGGCCGATGTGTCCGGGCTGCCGGCCGCCGCGCCGGTGGCGCGGCTCGCCGCTGAGGCCCGTGCCGACTGGGGCCGCGCCGCGACGGCCCGGGCCCGCCGAGCGGGCGTCATGGTCAGCGCGCCGGTCGGGCTCTGTTTCCTGCCCGCGTTCGTCGCGGTCGGCGTGCTGCCCGTGGTGATCGGGCTCGCGGGCGGCGTGCTCGGAGGGGGTGGCGGCTGA
- a CDS encoding TadE family type IV pilus minor pilin: MRGCERGADRGFVTAESAVVLPVLVMFAMALVWGLLVVAAQIQCVDAARTGARAAARQDPPGAVVRLTREAAPPGAKVTVSRDAEHVRVVVVAEPPVLRGLSFAVREEAVASVEEAVGS, encoded by the coding sequence ATGCGCGGATGTGAGCGGGGCGCCGACCGCGGCTTCGTCACAGCGGAATCGGCCGTGGTGCTGCCCGTGCTGGTGATGTTCGCGATGGCATTGGTGTGGGGGCTGCTGGTCGTGGCCGCGCAGATCCAGTGCGTGGACGCGGCGCGGACGGGCGCCCGTGCGGCGGCCCGGCAGGACCCGCCCGGCGCGGTCGTGCGGCTGACCCGCGAGGCGGCGCCGCCCGGCGCGAAGGTCACCGTCAGCCGGGACGCGGAGCATGTGCGGGTGGTCGTCGTGGCCGAGCCGCCGGTGCTGCGCGGGCTGTCCTTCGCCGTGCGTGAGGAGGCCGTGGCGTCGGTGGAGGAGGCGGTGGGGTCGTGA
- the bldG gene encoding anti-sigma factor antagonist BldG, with translation MDLSLSTETMGDRTIVRVGGEIDVYTAPKLREQLVELVNDGSFHLVVDMEGVDFLDSTGLGVLVGGLKRVRAHEGSLRLVCNQERILKIFRITGLTKVFPIHTSVEEAVAATD, from the coding sequence GTGGACCTGTCCCTGTCGACCGAGACCATGGGCGATCGCACGATCGTCAGGGTCGGTGGCGAAATCGACGTATATACCGCGCCCAAGCTGCGCGAGCAGTTGGTCGAGCTGGTGAACGACGGCAGTTTCCACCTTGTCGTCGACATGGAGGGCGTGGACTTCCTCGACTCCACCGGGCTCGGCGTACTGGTCGGCGGCCTCAAGCGCGTGCGGGCCCATGAGGGCTCCCTGCGCCTGGTCTGCAACCAGGAGCGCATTCTGAAGATCTTCCGCATCACCGGCCTCACCAAGGTGTTCCCCATTCACACCTCGGTCGAGGAAGCGGTAGCGGCCACCGACTGA
- a CDS encoding DEAD/DEAH box helicase, which yields MAFNHLPAGVHDALAPLSVTPVTHSVPMAKNHRSDRTPTDPASRPAPGAVLDRLASGPSRASRITHTEHLPPREGRHAVWPDRIRAEVVAAVQAAGIEHPWAHQARAAEHALDGESVVVATGTASGKSLAYLVPVLSTLLEGAEAPNGRGATTLYLAPTKALAADQCRSVKELSHPLGNAVRAAVYDGDTPFEEREWIRQYANYVLTNPDMLHRGILPSHPRWSSFLKSLKYVVIDECHTYRGVFGSHVAQVLRRLRRLCARYGASPVFLLASATAAEPAVAARRLTGVPVLEVADDASPRGELVFALWEPPLTELHGEKGAPVRRTATAEAADLLTDLTVQGVRSVAFVRSRRGAELISVISQERLAEVDRSLARRVAAYRGGYLPEERRALERALHSGELLGLAATNALELGIDISGLDAVVIAGYPGTRASLWQQAGRAGRAGQGALAVLVARDDPLDTFLVHHPEALFDQPVESTVLDPDNPYVLAPHLCAAAAELPLTDEDLDLFGPACDGLLPQLEAAKLLRRRTRAWHWTRRERAADLTDIRGEGGRPIQVVEAGTGRLLGTVDAGAAHSTVHEGAVHLHQGRTYLVRSLDLEDSVALVEEAAPPYSTVARDTTSISVLETDVEVPWGDGRLCYGSVEVTNQVVSFLRRRLITGEVLGETKLDLPPRTLRTRAVWWTVTEDQLDRARINPEILGGALHAAEHASIGLLPLFATCDRWDIGGVSIPLHPDTLLPTVFVYDGHPGGAGFAERAFHTARTWLTATRQAIASCECDAGCPSCIQSPKCGNGNDPLHKRGAVRVLTVLLEGAPEEKTEGDAAGDSGPAGDPGPREGPGPREDLGPWEAPGPTEDPGPREGPEPAQAPGPTEPGPTEGPPSPAPPP from the coding sequence ATGGCATTCAATCACTTACCGGCAGGCGTGCACGACGCCTTGGCTCCATTGTCCGTCACGCCAGTGACACACTCGGTGCCGATGGCCAAGAATCACCGATCCGATCGAACCCCGACGGACCCCGCCTCCCGGCCCGCGCCGGGCGCGGTCCTGGACCGGCTCGCGTCCGGTCCGAGCAGGGCTTCGCGCATTACTCATACGGAGCACTTGCCCCCGCGCGAGGGTCGGCATGCCGTCTGGCCGGACCGGATCCGCGCCGAGGTCGTCGCTGCCGTGCAGGCAGCGGGCATCGAGCATCCCTGGGCCCACCAGGCCCGCGCGGCCGAGCACGCCCTGGACGGCGAGTCGGTCGTCGTCGCCACCGGCACGGCCTCCGGCAAGTCCCTGGCCTACCTCGTGCCGGTGCTTTCCACCCTTCTGGAGGGTGCCGAGGCCCCGAACGGCCGCGGCGCCACCACCCTCTACCTCGCTCCGACCAAGGCTCTTGCGGCGGACCAGTGCCGCTCGGTGAAGGAACTTTCACATCCCCTGGGCAACGCCGTGCGCGCCGCCGTGTACGACGGCGATACTCCGTTCGAGGAACGCGAGTGGATCCGCCAGTACGCCAACTACGTCCTGACCAACCCGGACATGCTCCACCGCGGCATCCTGCCGTCCCACCCCCGCTGGTCCTCCTTCCTGAAGTCACTGAAGTACGTCGTCATCGACGAGTGCCACACCTACCGGGGCGTCTTCGGCTCGCACGTCGCGCAGGTGCTGCGCCGGCTGCGCCGCCTGTGCGCCCGCTACGGCGCCTCGCCCGTGTTCCTGCTGGCCTCCGCGACCGCCGCCGAGCCCGCCGTGGCCGCCCGCCGCCTCACCGGCGTGCCGGTGCTGGAGGTCGCCGACGACGCCTCACCGCGTGGTGAACTGGTGTTCGCCCTGTGGGAGCCCCCGCTGACCGAGCTGCACGGCGAGAAGGGCGCTCCCGTCCGCCGCACGGCCACCGCCGAGGCCGCCGACCTGCTGACCGACCTCACCGTGCAGGGCGTCCGCTCGGTCGCCTTCGTCCGCTCCCGGCGCGGTGCCGAGCTGATCTCCGTCATCTCCCAGGAGCGGCTGGCCGAGGTCGACCGCTCGCTGGCCCGGCGTGTCGCGGCGTACCGGGGCGGTTATCTCCCGGAGGAGCGCCGCGCACTCGAACGCGCCCTCCATTCGGGTGAACTCCTGGGCCTCGCCGCGACGAACGCCCTGGAACTCGGCATCGACATCTCCGGCCTGGACGCGGTCGTCATCGCGGGCTACCCGGGCACCCGGGCCTCCCTGTGGCAGCAGGCCGGCCGGGCCGGACGGGCCGGGCAGGGCGCCCTGGCCGTCCTGGTGGCCCGCGACGACCCCCTGGACACCTTCCTCGTCCACCACCCGGAGGCCCTGTTCGACCAGCCCGTCGAGTCCACCGTCCTCGATCCGGACAACCCCTACGTGCTGGCGCCGCACCTGTGCGCGGCCGCCGCGGAGCTGCCGCTGACGGACGAGGACCTCGACCTGTTCGGCCCGGCCTGCGACGGCCTGCTGCCGCAGCTGGAGGCCGCGAAGCTGCTGCGCCGCCGCACCAGGGCCTGGCACTGGACCCGCCGGGAGCGCGCCGCCGACCTGACCGACATCCGCGGTGAGGGCGGACGCCCGATCCAGGTCGTCGAGGCCGGCACGGGCCGGCTGCTCGGCACGGTCGACGCGGGCGCCGCGCACTCGACGGTCCATGAAGGAGCGGTCCACCTCCACCAGGGCCGCACCTACCTCGTGCGGTCGCTGGACCTGGAGGACTCCGTCGCCCTCGTCGAGGAAGCCGCCCCGCCGTACTCCACCGTCGCCCGCGACACCACCTCGATCTCCGTCCTGGAGACCGACGTCGAGGTCCCCTGGGGCGACGGCCGGCTCTGCTACGGCTCCGTCGAGGTCACCAACCAGGTCGTCTCCTTCCTCCGCAGACGGCTCATCACCGGTGAAGTGCTGGGCGAGACCAAGCTCGACCTCCCTCCTCGTACGCTGCGCACCCGGGCGGTGTGGTGGACCGTCACCGAGGACCAGCTGGACCGGGCGCGGATCAACCCGGAGATCCTCGGCGGCGCCCTGCACGCCGCCGAGCACGCGTCGATCGGCCTGCTGCCCCTCTTCGCGACCTGCGACCGCTGGGACATCGGCGGCGTGTCCATCCCGCTCCACCCCGACACGCTCCTGCCCACGGTGTTCGTCTACGACGGCCATCCGGGTGGCGCTGGCTTCGCGGAGCGCGCCTTCCACACCGCCCGCACCTGGCTGACCGCCACCCGCCAGGCCATCGCCTCCTGCGAGTGCGACGCCGGCTGCCCGTCCTGCATCCAGTCCCCCAAGTGCGGCAACGGCAACGACCCGCTGCACAAGAGGGGGGCGGTGCGCGTCCTCACGGTGCTGCTGGAGGGGGCCCCGGAGGAGAAGACGGAGGGAGATGCGGCGGGAGACTCGGGGCCGGCTGGAGACCCGGGGCCGCGGGAAGGCCCGGGGCCGAGGGAAGACCTGGGGCCATGGGAAGCCCCGGGGCCGACGGAAGACCCGGGGCCAAGGGAAGGCCCGGAGCCGGCGCAAGCCCCAGGGCCGACGGAACCTGGGCCGACGGAGGGCCCGCCCTCGCCCGCACCTCCGCCGTGA
- a CDS encoding small secreted protein — protein MEGTKPVNKKLAAALSGGAVLVLALSGCGGDDNEKLDSWAKQVCDAVQPQAKKIESANAAIQKETSDNSTPEDVQKTDAQAFQDMSDAYKAIGAAVNKAGAPDVENGEKKQKDAVTELNSISSSYADLKKQVDGLDTKDQGKFADGLKDIATELDKLSKSGNDALRNLEEGEVGQAMARQSSCKAATASAGATQS, from the coding sequence ATGGAAGGGACCAAACCGGTGAACAAGAAGCTCGCGGCCGCACTGTCCGGCGGTGCGGTACTGGTACTGGCGCTGTCGGGCTGCGGCGGCGACGACAACGAGAAGCTGGACTCCTGGGCCAAGCAGGTCTGTGACGCCGTACAGCCGCAGGCCAAGAAGATCGAGTCGGCCAATGCCGCGATCCAGAAGGAGACCTCGGACAACAGCACGCCGGAGGACGTCCAGAAGACCGACGCGCAGGCCTTCCAGGACATGTCCGACGCCTACAAGGCGATCGGGGCCGCGGTGAACAAGGCCGGGGCGCCGGACGTCGAGAACGGCGAGAAGAAGCAGAAGGACGCGGTCACGGAACTCAACTCCATCTCCTCGTCCTACGCCGACCTGAAGAAGCAGGTCGACGGGCTGGACACGAAGGACCAGGGGAAGTTCGCCGACGGCCTCAAGGACATCGCCACCGAGCTGGACAAGCTGAGCAAGAGCGGCAACGACGCGCTCCGGAACCTGGAGGAGGGCGAGGTCGGCCAGGCGATGGCCCGTCAGTCGAGCTGCAAGGCGGCCACGGCGTCGGCGGGGGCCACGCAGAGCTGA
- a CDS encoding type II secretion system F family protein: protein MTGAAELSMGAAVACMGAAVWLMGERHSAARRARLLLAGGGAVGSGPPGWRRMTGGLRRVRGRLRPEWWAPVAGLVLAVLGASLLPVVLGAAGVPLLRRVRRAARARRDRERRADAVIALCGALAGEVRAGRQPGEALLRAARDCGGLADARATVLAAARFGGDVPDALATAARQPGAEGLRGLAACWRVAVDQGAGLAAGLDRLAAALRAERDQRCDLRAQLAGARATAVMLAGLPALGLLIGGALGADPLHALLHTPAGLGCLVAGGVLEGLGVWWVLRIVRGAEAAT, encoded by the coding sequence ATGACGGGGGCGGCTGAGCTGTCGATGGGTGCGGCCGTGGCGTGCATGGGGGCGGCGGTCTGGCTGATGGGCGAGCGGCACTCGGCGGCGCGGCGGGCGCGGTTGCTGCTCGCGGGCGGCGGGGCCGTCGGGAGCGGGCCGCCCGGGTGGCGGCGGATGACCGGTGGGTTGCGGCGCGTCCGCGGTCGGCTGCGGCCCGAGTGGTGGGCGCCGGTGGCCGGTCTGGTGCTGGCGGTGCTCGGGGCCTCGCTGCTGCCGGTCGTCCTGGGGGCGGCCGGGGTGCCGCTGCTGCGGCGGGTCCGGCGGGCCGCCCGGGCGCGGCGGGACCGGGAGCGCCGGGCCGACGCGGTGATCGCGCTGTGCGGCGCCCTCGCCGGGGAGGTACGGGCCGGACGCCAGCCGGGTGAGGCGCTGCTGCGGGCCGCGCGGGACTGCGGCGGACTCGCGGACGCGCGGGCGACGGTACTGGCGGCGGCGCGGTTCGGCGGTGACGTGCCCGACGCGCTCGCGACGGCGGCTCGGCAACCGGGCGCCGAGGGGCTGCGGGGACTCGCGGCGTGCTGGCGGGTGGCCGTGGACCAGGGCGCGGGGCTCGCGGCCGGACTCGACCGGCTCGCCGCCGCCCTGCGCGCCGAACGGGACCAACGGTGTGACCTGCGCGCCCAGTTGGCGGGTGCCCGGGCCACGGCGGTGATGCTCGCCGGGCTGCCGGCCCTGGGGCTCCTGATCGGCGGCGCCCTCGGCGCCGATCCCCTCCATGCCCTGCTGCACACCCCGGCGGGCCTGGGCTGTCTGGTCGCCGGCGGTGTGCTGGAAGGCCTGGGGGTGTGGTGGGTGCTGCGGATCGTGCGGGGCGCGGAGGCGGCGACATGA
- a CDS encoding sodium-translocating pyrophosphatase produces the protein MAGLSISPQSGHPTDLAAAVLTDGNRVLVVVIAVVALAALAVAGVLVRQVLAAGEGTDSMKKIAAAVQEGANAYLARQLRTLGVFAVVVFFLLMLLPADDWNQRVGRSVFFLIGAAFSAATGYIGMWLAVRSNVRVAAAAREATPAAGEPEKDLTAVSHKAMKIAFRTGGVVGMFTVGLGLLGASCVVLVYAADAPKVLEGFGLGAALIAMFMRVGGGIFTKAADVGADLVGKVEQGIPEDDPRNAATIADNVGDNVGDCAGMAADLFESYAVTLVAALILGSAAFGDAGLGFPLLVPAIGVITAMIGIFAVAPRRADRSGMSAINRGFFISAVISLVLVAVAVFVYLPGKYSELDGVTDAAIQGKDGDPRILALVAVAIGIVLAALIQQLTGYFTETTRRPVRDIGKTSLTGPATVVLAGISVGLESAVYTALLIGLSVYGAFLLGGTSIMLALFAVALAGTGLLTTVGVIVAMDTFGPVSDNAQGIAEMSGDVEGAGAQVLTNLDAVGNTTKAITKGIAIATAVLAAAALFGSYRDAIITGARDVGEELSGPGAPMSLMMDISQPNNLVGLVAGAAVVFLFSGLAINAVSRSAGSVVFEVRRQFRERPGIMDYSEKPEYGKVVDICTRDALRELATPGLLAVMAPIFIGFTLGVGPLGAFLAGAIGAGTLMAVFLANSGGAWDNAKKLVEDGHHGGKGSEAHAATVIGDTVGDPFKDTAGPAINPLLKVMNLVALLIAPAVINFSYGADKSIGVRILIAAIAFLVIVGAVYVSKRRGIAMGDEGNAEPEPKSADPAVVS, from the coding sequence ATGGCGGGGCTTTCCATCTCACCACAGTCGGGCCATCCCACAGACCTCGCAGCCGCCGTACTGACCGATGGCAACCGCGTTCTCGTCGTGGTCATCGCGGTCGTCGCGCTGGCGGCGCTCGCGGTCGCGGGGGTCCTGGTGCGCCAGGTACTCGCGGCCGGCGAGGGCACCGACAGCATGAAGAAGATCGCGGCGGCGGTCCAGGAAGGCGCCAACGCCTATCTGGCACGCCAGCTGCGCACGCTCGGCGTATTCGCCGTCGTCGTGTTCTTCCTGCTCATGCTGCTGCCCGCTGACGACTGGAATCAGCGTGTCGGACGGTCGGTGTTCTTCCTGATCGGAGCGGCGTTCTCGGCGGCCACCGGCTATATCGGCATGTGGCTCGCCGTACGCAGCAATGTGCGTGTCGCCGCGGCGGCGCGTGAAGCGACCCCGGCGGCAGGCGAGCCGGAAAAAGATCTGACCGCCGTCTCGCACAAAGCGATGAAGATCGCATTTCGCACCGGCGGCGTGGTCGGCATGTTCACGGTGGGCCTCGGCCTGCTCGGTGCCTCCTGCGTGGTCCTGGTGTACGCGGCCGACGCGCCGAAGGTGCTGGAGGGATTCGGTCTCGGGGCCGCGCTGATCGCGATGTTCATGCGGGTCGGCGGCGGCATCTTCACCAAGGCCGCCGACGTCGGCGCCGACCTGGTCGGCAAAGTCGAGCAGGGCATTCCGGAGGACGATCCGCGCAATGCCGCGACCATCGCCGACAACGTGGGCGACAACGTCGGCGACTGCGCGGGCATGGCGGCCGACCTCTTCGAGTCGTACGCCGTGACGCTGGTCGCCGCGCTGATCCTGGGCTCGGCGGCCTTCGGCGACGCGGGGCTCGGCTTCCCGCTGCTGGTGCCGGCCATCGGTGTGATCACGGCGATGATCGGCATCTTCGCGGTGGCGCCGAGGCGCGCCGACCGCAGCGGCATGAGCGCCATCAACCGCGGGTTCTTCATCTCCGCGGTGATCTCGCTCGTGCTGGTGGCGGTGGCCGTCTTCGTCTACCTGCCGGGGAAGTACTCGGAGCTGGACGGTGTCACCGACGCCGCGATCCAGGGCAAGGACGGCGACCCGCGGATCCTCGCGCTCGTCGCGGTGGCCATCGGCATCGTGCTCGCCGCCCTGATCCAGCAACTGACCGGCTACTTCACGGAGACCACCCGCCGGCCCGTGCGGGACATCGGCAAGACCTCGCTCACCGGCCCGGCCACCGTCGTCCTCGCCGGTATCTCCGTCGGTCTCGAATCCGCCGTCTACACCGCGCTGTTGATCGGCCTGAGCGTGTACGGGGCGTTCCTGCTCGGCGGTACGTCGATCATGCTGGCGCTGTTCGCGGTGGCGCTGGCCGGCACCGGCCTGCTCACCACGGTCGGCGTGATCGTCGCGATGGACACCTTCGGGCCGGTCTCCGACAACGCGCAGGGCATCGCGGAGATGTCCGGCGACGTCGAGGGCGCGGGCGCGCAGGTGCTCACCAACCTGGACGCGGTCGGCAACACCACCAAGGCGATCACCAAGGGCATCGCGATCGCCACGGCCGTGCTGGCGGCGGCGGCGCTGTTCGGTTCCTACCGGGACGCGATCATCACCGGCGCGCGGGACGTGGGCGAGGAGTTGTCCGGGCCGGGCGCGCCGATGAGCCTGATGATGGACATCTCGCAGCCCAACAACCTGGTGGGGCTCGTCGCGGGCGCGGCGGTCGTCTTCCTCTTCTCCGGGCTGGCGATCAACGCCGTGTCGCGGTCGGCGGGTTCCGTGGTCTTCGAGGTGCGGCGGCAGTTCCGGGAGCGGCCCGGGATCATGGACTACAGCGAGAAACCGGAGTACGGCAAGGTCGTCGACATCTGTACGAGGGACGCGCTCAGGGAACTCGCGACTCCCGGTCTGCTCGCCGTCATGGCGCCCATCTTCATCGGGTTCACGCTCGGCGTCGGTCCGCTCGGCGCGTTCCTGGCGGGCGCGATCGGCGCGGGCACGCTGATGGCGGTGTTCCTCGCCAACTCCGGTGGCGCCTGGGACAACGCCAAGAAGCTCGTCGAGGACGGCCACCACGGCGGCAAGGGCAGCGAGGCCCACGCCGCGACGGTCATCGGCGACACGGTCGGCGACCCCTTCAAGGACACCGCCGGTCCCGCGATCAACCCGCTGCTCAAGGTCATGAACCTGGTGGCGCTGCTCATCGCGCCCGCGGTGATCAACTTCTCCTACGGCGCCGACAAGAGCATCGGGGTGCGGATCCTGATCGCGGCGATCGCGTTCCTCGTGATCGTCGGCGCGGTGTACGTGTCGAAGCGGCGCGGGATCGCCATGGGTGACGAAGGCAACGCCGAGCCGGAGCCCAAGTCGGCCGACCCGGCGGTCGTTTCGTAG
- a CDS encoding ATP-binding protein, with product MATVELRFSALPEHVRTARLVAAAVARRAGVDEAVLDEVRLAVGEACTRAVGLHQTGGISAPVKVLLIEEEKQFSIEVGDEAPHAVPGERGPGAGPGDPDGEADEDEMGLAVISGLVDDVEVSAGEHGGSIKMTWPTTPPPTILA from the coding sequence ATGGCCACCGTTGAGCTCCGCTTCAGCGCGCTGCCCGAGCACGTCAGAACCGCCCGGCTGGTGGCGGCAGCGGTGGCGCGCAGGGCCGGAGTGGACGAGGCCGTCCTCGACGAGGTCAGGCTCGCCGTCGGCGAGGCGTGCACCCGGGCCGTCGGACTGCATCAGACAGGCGGGATCTCGGCACCGGTGAAGGTGCTGCTGATCGAGGAGGAGAAACAGTTCTCCATCGAGGTCGGCGACGAGGCCCCGCACGCGGTCCCCGGCGAGCGCGGGCCCGGCGCCGGGCCCGGCGACCCCGACGGGGAGGCCGACGAGGACGAGATGGGCCTCGCGGTCATCAGCGGCCTCGTCGACGACGTCGAGGTCAGCGCGGGTGAGCACGGCGGGTCGATCAAGATGACCTGGCCGACCACGCCGCCGCCCACCATCCTGGCCTGA
- a CDS encoding TadA family conjugal transfer-associated ATPase, with the protein MSTLAGPEGAELLDGVRRWLAESGGEPTPARVAQALREQGRVLGDAEVLGAAARLRSELVGSGPLEPLLADPSVTDVLVSAPDRVWVDRGGGLELTAVRFADAAAVRRLAQRLAAVAGRRLDDARPWVDARLPDGTRLHAVLPPVAVGCACLSLRVVRPRAFTLGELVAAGTVPPGGDRVLRTLLDARLSFLVSGGTGSGKTTLLSALLGLVGPEERIVLAEDSAELRPDHPHVVRLETRPANQEGAGLVTLEDLVRQALRMRPDRLVVGEVRGPEVVHLLAALNTGHEGGCGTVHANAAADVPARLEALGMAAGLDRAALHSQLAAALAVVLHLVRDRSGRRRIAEVHVLERDPSGLVRTVPALRWGAEAFVRERGWERLRGLLRGDGTGPCEAGTKEGEA; encoded by the coding sequence ATGAGCACCCTGGCCGGACCGGAGGGCGCGGAGCTGCTCGACGGCGTGCGGCGGTGGCTGGCCGAGAGCGGTGGCGAGCCGACCCCCGCGCGCGTGGCGCAGGCCCTGCGCGAACAAGGGCGGGTGCTCGGGGACGCCGAAGTCCTGGGCGCCGCCGCGCGGTTGCGGTCGGAGCTGGTCGGCAGCGGGCCGCTGGAGCCGCTGCTCGCCGACCCGTCGGTGACCGACGTGCTGGTGTCCGCCCCGGACCGGGTCTGGGTGGACCGGGGCGGCGGACTGGAGCTGACGGCGGTGCGGTTCGCGGACGCGGCGGCCGTACGACGGCTCGCCCAGCGCCTCGCCGCGGTGGCGGGACGCCGTCTTGACGACGCCCGCCCGTGGGTCGACGCCCGGTTGCCCGACGGGACCCGGCTGCACGCGGTGCTGCCACCGGTGGCGGTGGGCTGCGCCTGCCTGTCGCTGCGCGTCGTGCGGCCGCGTGCCTTCACGCTCGGCGAGCTGGTCGCGGCGGGCACGGTGCCGCCGGGCGGGGACCGCGTGCTGCGCACGCTGCTCGACGCCCGGCTGTCGTTCCTCGTCAGCGGCGGCACGGGCAGCGGCAAGACGACGCTGCTGAGTGCCCTGCTGGGGCTGGTCGGGCCGGAGGAGCGGATCGTCCTCGCCGAGGACTCGGCGGAACTCCGGCCGGACCATCCGCACGTGGTGCGGCTGGAGACCAGACCCGCCAACCAGGAGGGGGCGGGCCTGGTCACCCTCGAGGACCTGGTGCGCCAGGCGCTGCGGATGCGGCCCGACCGGCTGGTGGTGGGCGAGGTGCGCGGGCCCGAAGTGGTCCATCTGCTGGCCGCGTTGAACACCGGCCACGAGGGCGGCTGCGGGACCGTGCACGCCAACGCGGCCGCCGATGTACCGGCCCGGCTGGAGGCGCTCGGCATGGCCGCCGGGCTCGACCGGGCCGCGCTGCACAGCCAGCTGGCGGCCGCCCTCGCCGTGGTGCTGCACCTCGTGCGCGACCGGTCAGGGCGGCGGCGCATCGCGGAGGTGCACGTGCTGGAGCGGGATCCGTCGGGGCTGGTGCGGACGGTGCCCGCGCTGCGATGGGGAGCCGAGGCGTTCGTGCGGGAGCGGGGCTGGGAGCGGCTGCGGGGGCTGCTCCGGGGAGACGGAACGGGGCCGTGTGAGGCCGGGACGAAGGAGGGCGAGGCATGA
- a CDS encoding DUF4244 domain-containing protein produces the protein MCQVVWARLRAVVCRARAARRDAGMVTSEYATGIVAAVAFAVVLYKVVTSGAVSAELQSIVKEALNARM, from the coding sequence ATGTGTCAGGTGGTATGGGCGCGGCTGCGGGCCGTGGTGTGCAGGGCGCGTGCGGCGCGGCGGGACGCGGGGATGGTCACCTCCGAGTACGCCACCGGAATCGTCGCGGCGGTGGCGTTCGCGGTGGTGCTCTACAAGGTCGTCACCAGCGGTGCGGTCAGCGCGGAGTTGCAGAGCATCGTGAAAGAAGCCCTCAATGCGCGGATGTGA